The following proteins come from a genomic window of Methanosarcina sp. MTP4:
- a CDS encoding DUF1673 domain-containing protein: MNLNTEYIKKLMGWCPNAGAAEARRNVSLENFNSDIPERSRGENGDLKNPGWIRKTSIQTLLINTFLTLVYIPVINQLGINLSFLLTGSFISLFFVIFYWKTQMKRYDSLIKQPIIDYSNKKKLYNVLCYVFLILIFSLYLKSQETALQAIFSFIGGIVVGMWLFYFQLIYWEKKNHKTIYFNKSYGTWKKSYIIRERK; this comes from the coding sequence GTGAACCTGAATACCGAATACATAAAAAAACTGATGGGATGGTGTCCGAATGCCGGAGCAGCTGAAGCCAGACGGAATGTTAGCCTTGAGAATTTTAATTCTGATATTCCGGAAAGATCAAGGGGAGAAAACGGAGATCTGAAAAATCCGGGCTGGATCCGGAAAACAAGCATTCAAACCCTTCTAATTAATACTTTTCTTACACTTGTGTATATCCCGGTGATTAATCAGCTGGGTATAAACCTGAGCTTCTTACTCACTGGATCTTTTATCTCTCTGTTTTTTGTCATATTCTACTGGAAGACTCAAATGAAAAGATACGATTCCCTGATAAAACAACCGATAATTGACTATTCGAATAAGAAAAAACTGTATAATGTACTTTGTTATGTATTTTTGATTTTGATATTTAGCCTTTATCTTAAAAGCCAGGAAACTGCCCTGCAAGCAATATTTTCATTTATTGGAGGTATCGTGGTCGGAATGTGGCTTTTCTATTTCCAGCTAATATATTGGGAGAAAAAGAACCACAAAACGATCTATTTCAACAAAAGCTACGGGACATGGAAGAAATCATACATCATTCGGGAGAGAAAATAA
- a CDS encoding DUF1673 family protein: MPAKAAAFEQIKKLMGWCPACQKIEPEKEQTFFFANQAAVSGKMGNSQDILTSNVTFPANTSLFVLLFTVGFNVLLRVEDFSLFLAGLVLLNAIYCWLALKTFNTVVRTGSKSLYLRGFRLKDFEIPYEEIESVGAYNIEKRSKKSSLILCILGGIALCVALAYPVLEGDWRPVLLIISIFPIILFLLAKQKSRYRDLNTRLYIKTRHKKWYEWTPYYSLITDEASAAALKSLIERHSGRR, translated from the coding sequence ATGCCTGCCAAAGCTGCTGCATTTGAGCAGATTAAAAAACTGATGGGATGGTGCCCGGCCTGCCAAAAAATAGAACCTGAAAAAGAGCAAACATTCTTTTTTGCAAACCAGGCCGCAGTTTCAGGTAAAATGGGAAACTCTCAGGATATCCTGACTTCAAACGTAACCTTTCCTGCAAATACCTCCCTCTTTGTCCTCCTGTTTACAGTAGGCTTCAACGTGCTCCTGAGGGTCGAAGACTTTTCCCTCTTTCTTGCCGGCCTCGTCCTGCTCAACGCAATATATTGCTGGCTTGCCCTCAAGACCTTCAACACGGTGGTCCGGACAGGTAGCAAAAGCCTGTACCTGCGGGGCTTCAGGCTGAAGGATTTTGAAATACCTTATGAGGAGATTGAAAGCGTTGGAGCATACAACATCGAAAAACGTTCAAAGAAAAGCTCCCTGATCCTGTGCATACTGGGAGGAATCGCCCTTTGCGTCGCCCTTGCCTATCCGGTTCTGGAAGGGGACTGGAGACCTGTTCTGCTTATAATATCCATTTTCCCCATCATCCTGTTTCTGCTGGCAAAGCAAAAAAGCCGGTATCGGGATCTGAATACGCGGCTTTACATAAAAACCAGGCACAAGAAGTGGTATGAGTGGACTCCTTACTATTCCTTAATAACGGACGAAGCTTCGGCTGCAGCGCTTAAGTCCCTTATTGAAAGGCACTCGGGGAGAAGGTAA
- a CDS encoding DUF1673 domain-containing protein, translating into MGWCPNAKTLETGSRISPANFEAYAQSGGEKARNQGIQSQFSRLFSRFDVRILLPTLFFTFYLINLLFQKGVNVETFLLGLSLSLLIYLLGWKKQMNKYDTLTKKPSIVSSFKKTFFRNFSVIILSLILLMVFLPYIRSHTALSLNAQALSSFVAGTWVLMWGTYLQLIYWERKNHMKIHIKSEKGFQNMYALGEKAGKL; encoded by the coding sequence ATGGGGTGGTGCCCGAATGCAAAAACACTCGAAACCGGATCTCGAATTAGCCCTGCCAATTTTGAAGCATATGCTCAATCCGGAGGAGAAAAAGCCAGGAATCAGGGGATTCAGAGCCAATTCTCCAGGCTCTTTTCCAGGTTTGATGTCAGAATACTTCTCCCAACACTTTTCTTTACTTTTTATCTCATAAATTTGCTGTTCCAAAAGGGTGTAAATGTAGAGACTTTCCTTCTCGGCCTTTCACTTTCTTTACTTATCTATTTGCTTGGCTGGAAAAAGCAGATGAACAAGTACGATACCCTGACAAAAAAACCTTCTATTGTTTCTTCTTTTAAAAAAACATTCTTCCGGAATTTCTCAGTCATAATTTTGAGTTTGATTTTGCTCATGGTTTTCCTGCCTTATATCCGGTCTCATACAGCCCTTTCTCTTAACGCCCAGGCACTGTCTTCTTTCGTTGCAGGGACCTGGGTTCTGATGTGGGGAACTTATCTTCAGCTAATTTATTGGGAAAGAAAAAACCATATGAAAATTCATATAAAAAGCGAAAAGGGGTTCCAGAATATGTATGCCCTTGGAGAAAAGGCGGGAAAATTGTGA